In Promicromonospora sp. Populi, one genomic interval encodes:
- the rpmA gene encoding 50S ribosomal protein L27 has protein sequence MAHKKGASSSRNGRDSNAQRLGVKRFGGQVVKAGEIIVRQRGTHFHPGNNVGRGKDDTLFALTPGAVLFGNRRGRKVIDIVTVEA, from the coding sequence ATGGCACACAAGAAGGGCGCGAGCTCCTCGCGCAACGGTCGTGACTCCAACGCCCAGCGCCTCGGCGTCAAGCGCTTCGGTGGCCAGGTCGTGAAGGCCGGCGAGATCATCGTCCGCCAGCGCGGCACCCACTTCCACCCCGGCAACAACGTCGGCCGCGGCAAGGACGACACGCTGTTCGCCCTGACCCCCGGCGCCGTGCTGTTCGGCAACCGTCGTGGCCGCAAGGTCATCGACATCGTGACTGTCGAGGCCTGA
- the rplU gene encoding 50S ribosomal protein L21 — protein MVYAIVKAGGRQEKVSVGTIVVMDRVQATPGETVELPALLLVDGEKVTTDAKKLAKVKVTAEVVRDEKGPKIVILKFKNKTGYRKRQGHRQSLTRLKVTGIK, from the coding sequence GTGGTGTACGCGATCGTCAAGGCCGGTGGCCGCCAGGAGAAGGTGTCCGTCGGGACCATCGTCGTCATGGACCGTGTCCAGGCGACCCCCGGTGAGACCGTTGAGCTCCCGGCCCTCCTGCTCGTGGACGGGGAGAAGGTGACCACCGACGCGAAGAAGCTGGCGAAGGTCAAGGTCACCGCCGAGGTCGTTCGGGACGAGAAGGGTCCGAAGATCGTGATCCTCAAGTTCAAGAACAAGACCGGCTACCGCAAGCGTCAGGGTCACCGTCAGTCGCTGACCCGCCTGAAGGTCACTGGTATCAAGTGA
- a CDS encoding protein-L-isoaspartate O-methyltransferase, with product MASDPASDPAVDGPAAEHDEVERAMRAVARREFLPRSQRPFAGQDRPLPIGRGQTSSQPTTVAAMLRLLRVPLGARLLDVGAGSGWTTALLAYLAGPKGAVLGVERDDRLAEWGAANVDRAGMGWATLVQAVPGVLGYPRKNGWDRILVSASAPALPRALVDQVGIGGRMVIPVRTTLVLIERLPDGRIRATDHGGYRFVPLIEG from the coding sequence ATGGCCTCTGATCCAGCTTCTGATCCAGCAGTAGATGGTCCGGCAGCAGAGCACGACGAAGTCGAGCGCGCCATGCGCGCGGTCGCCCGCCGTGAGTTCCTGCCGCGCTCCCAACGGCCGTTCGCGGGCCAGGACCGCCCGCTGCCCATCGGCCGCGGGCAGACCTCCTCGCAGCCGACGACGGTCGCCGCCATGCTCCGCCTCCTGCGTGTGCCGCTGGGCGCGCGCCTGCTCGACGTCGGCGCGGGCTCCGGCTGGACCACCGCGCTGCTCGCCTACCTGGCCGGGCCGAAGGGCGCGGTGCTCGGCGTGGAGCGCGACGACCGGCTCGCCGAGTGGGGTGCGGCCAACGTCGACCGCGCCGGGATGGGCTGGGCGACGCTCGTGCAGGCGGTGCCTGGCGTGCTCGGCTACCCGCGGAAGAACGGCTGGGACCGGATCCTGGTGTCGGCGTCGGCTCCCGCGCTGCCGCGCGCACTGGTGGACCAGGTCGGGATCGGCGGCCGCATGGTCATCCCCGTCCGGACGACGCTGGTGCTCATCGAGCGCCTGCCGGACGGCCGCATCCGCGCGACCGACCACGGCGGATACCGGTTCGTACCGCTCATCGAGGGTTGA
- a CDS encoding fatty acid desaturase yields MAQAAPSVRDGFRPTKPRDPDAQPVTSTYSSLARTVRDAGLLGRAHHYYAWNLAALTVALGGIITGFVLLGDSWFQLLMAGALGLVLTQFAFVAHEASHRQVFVSGPRNDRVGRLIANAVVGISYSWWMNKHTRHHANPNKVDKDPDIANDTIAFTEDGVRQHRGLKRWINRYQGWLFFPLLTLEGLNLHITSVQSLFHGPPETLRARINELVVITVRLSAYLAILFWALPLGMAFAFLGVQMAVFGVYMGASFAPNHKGMAIIPAETRLDFLSRQVLTSRNIRGGWFMSILMGGLNFQIEHHLFPSMPRPHLIRTAEIVREHCATLGIPYTETSLAQSYLIVVNYLNRVGLAARDPFDCPEYHTLRKL; encoded by the coding sequence ATGGCCCAAGCTGCCCCCTCCGTCCGCGACGGCTTTCGCCCGACCAAGCCCCGCGACCCCGATGCCCAGCCAGTGACCAGCACCTATTCGTCCCTGGCTCGCACCGTGCGCGACGCAGGACTGCTCGGCCGAGCTCACCACTACTACGCCTGGAACCTCGCCGCGCTCACCGTCGCGCTCGGCGGGATCATCACCGGGTTCGTGCTGCTGGGCGACTCCTGGTTCCAGCTCCTCATGGCGGGGGCGCTCGGCCTCGTGCTGACGCAGTTCGCCTTCGTGGCGCACGAGGCGTCGCACCGTCAGGTCTTCGTGTCCGGGCCGCGCAACGACCGCGTGGGCCGCCTGATCGCCAACGCGGTGGTCGGTATCAGCTACTCGTGGTGGATGAACAAGCACACGAGGCACCACGCGAACCCGAACAAGGTCGACAAGGACCCGGACATCGCGAACGACACGATCGCGTTCACCGAGGACGGTGTGCGGCAGCACCGCGGGCTCAAGCGGTGGATCAACCGCTACCAGGGCTGGCTGTTCTTCCCGCTGCTCACGCTCGAGGGCCTGAACCTGCACATCACCTCGGTCCAGTCGCTGTTCCACGGCCCGCCCGAGACCCTGCGGGCCCGCATCAACGAGCTCGTCGTCATCACCGTCCGGCTCAGCGCGTACCTCGCGATCCTGTTCTGGGCGCTGCCGCTCGGGATGGCCTTCGCGTTCCTGGGCGTGCAGATGGCCGTGTTCGGCGTCTACATGGGCGCGTCGTTCGCGCCCAACCACAAGGGCATGGCGATCATCCCCGCGGAGACCCGCCTCGACTTCCTGTCCAGGCAGGTCCTGACGTCGCGGAACATCCGCGGCGGCTGGTTCATGAGCATCCTCATGGGCGGGCTCAACTTCCAGATCGAGCACCACCTGTTCCCGAGCATGCCTCGGCCGCACCTGATCCGGACCGCCGAGATCGTCCGGGAGCACTGCGCCACCCTGGGCATCCCCTACACGGAGACGAGCCTGGCGCAGTCGTACCTGATAGTCGTCAACTACCTGAACCGGGTGGGCCTAGCGGCCCGCGACCCGTTCGACTGCCCGGAGTACCACACGCTCCGCAAGCTCTGA
- a CDS encoding thymidine kinase — MEDGLGAGRVEVIAGPMFAGKSEELLRRVRRARIARRGVLVVNHALDTRRGTGRVTSHSGAELPSHAVSDAAEIPGLLDARTATNAGTELVAIDEAQFFGVGLVPVVSDLADRGLVVVVAGLSVTFDGQPFAPLPELMALAESVEKLTAVCSVCGADAAFHVRIPGAPSVSDVGPAHPGAALTPVAAHVGGSESYEARCRRHRIA, encoded by the coding sequence ATGGAAGACGGTCTGGGTGCGGGACGAGTCGAAGTGATCGCCGGCCCGATGTTCGCCGGCAAGTCCGAGGAGCTGCTGCGCCGGGTGCGCCGTGCCCGGATCGCGCGGCGCGGTGTGCTGGTCGTGAACCACGCCCTGGACACCCGGCGGGGGACCGGCCGGGTCACGTCGCACTCGGGGGCGGAGCTGCCGTCGCACGCGGTGTCGGACGCCGCGGAGATCCCGGGCTTGCTCGACGCCAGGACCGCGACCAACGCCGGCACCGAGCTCGTCGCCATCGACGAGGCTCAGTTCTTCGGCGTCGGGCTCGTTCCCGTGGTCTCGGACCTCGCGGACCGTGGGCTCGTCGTGGTCGTCGCCGGGCTGTCGGTCACGTTCGACGGCCAGCCCTTCGCGCCGCTGCCCGAGCTGATGGCGCTCGCCGAGTCGGTGGAAAAGCTCACCGCCGTCTGCTCGGTCTGCGGCGCAGACGCCGCGTTCCACGTCCGCATCCCGGGTGCGCCATCGGTGTCCGACGTCGGCCCTGCCCACCCGGGAGCCGCGCTGACACCGGTAGCCGCCCACGTAGGCGGCTCGGAGTCCTACGAGGCCCGATGCCGCCGGCATCGGATCGCGTGA
- a CDS encoding alpha/beta fold hydrolase: protein MAADDKTVLFLPGLGAGVDPWAAQLGALPAGFTGLAPEIPGLSEAATPGRFTFAGAALALRDLLDEHGIERAHVCGLSLGGMTATQLALDFPERIASLVLSGSQVRPHPALMAILRTVVRVLPESHAERMGMTKAMWLGALRVVADLNFRGRLGSIQVPTLVLCGSLDVVNILPARELAAGIPNAELRIVPRAGHPWNVERPELFSQTIADFYTRLPGSNSPGA, encoded by the coding sequence ATGGCCGCCGACGACAAGACCGTACTGTTCCTGCCCGGCCTGGGCGCCGGCGTTGATCCGTGGGCGGCGCAGCTGGGCGCGTTGCCCGCCGGGTTCACGGGTCTCGCCCCCGAGATACCCGGCCTCTCCGAAGCCGCGACGCCCGGCAGGTTCACGTTCGCCGGCGCGGCGCTCGCGCTGCGCGACCTGCTCGACGAGCACGGCATCGAACGCGCGCACGTCTGCGGCCTGTCGCTGGGCGGGATGACGGCAACCCAGCTCGCGCTGGACTTTCCCGAGCGGATCGCCTCGCTCGTGCTCTCCGGCAGCCAGGTGCGCCCGCACCCCGCCCTCATGGCGATCCTGAGGACGGTCGTCCGGGTGCTGCCGGAGAGCCACGCCGAGCGCATGGGGATGACCAAGGCGATGTGGCTCGGGGCCCTCCGGGTGGTCGCCGACCTCAACTTCCGCGGCCGCCTGGGGAGCATCCAGGTGCCGACCCTCGTCCTGTGCGGCAGCCTGGACGTCGTCAACATTCTCCCGGCGCGCGAGCTCGCCGCCGGCATCCCCAACGCCGAGCTGCGGATCGTCCCGCGCGCCGGACACCCGTGGAACGTCGAGCGCCCCGAGCTCTTCTCCCAGACCATCGCCGATTTCTACACCCGGCTGCCCGGCTCGAACTCACCCGGGGCCTGA
- a CDS encoding GNAT family N-acetyltransferase has translation MAPEIYSRGVTATGSTVALRGWTAPDLDAFRAWLRPEHDWHCWDGPYYPVPIDAEADSLVTSLARDNGLIWAPQPEGDHSSCCQDREQPGSSCCAERPGIPPSESQAAPPRRLVVDVDGELVGTVAWYWESRETEWARMGVTVYDPAVRGRGIGRTALALWTSLLFERTPWVRLDFATWSGNRAMLSVGTALGFVEEARFRQARVVEGVRYDSVVMGVLRDEWCARTRRQAPGEFEPGSRV, from the coding sequence GTGGCACCCGAGATCTACTCCCGCGGCGTGACCGCCACCGGATCGACAGTGGCCCTTCGCGGCTGGACGGCTCCCGACCTCGACGCTTTCCGCGCGTGGCTGCGACCCGAGCACGACTGGCATTGCTGGGACGGCCCCTATTACCCGGTACCGATCGACGCCGAGGCTGACAGCTTGGTCACGTCCCTCGCACGGGACAACGGTCTAATCTGGGCGCCGCAGCCGGAAGGTGACCACAGCAGTTGCTGCCAGGATCGGGAGCAGCCTGGCAGCAGCTGCTGTGCTGAACGCCCGGGCATCCCGCCGTCCGAGAGCCAGGCGGCGCCACCTCGTCGGCTGGTGGTGGACGTCGACGGCGAGCTGGTTGGGACTGTCGCCTGGTACTGGGAATCACGCGAGACGGAGTGGGCCCGGATGGGCGTCACCGTGTACGACCCGGCGGTGCGGGGCCGAGGGATCGGGCGCACGGCGCTCGCCCTATGGACCTCTTTGCTGTTCGAGCGCACGCCATGGGTGCGGTTGGACTTCGCGACCTGGTCCGGCAATCGGGCGATGCTCAGCGTCGGGACGGCGCTGGGCTTCGTTGAGGAAGCGCGGTTCCGGCAAGCCAGAGTGGTCGAAGGCGTCCGTTACGACTCGGTGGTCATGGGCGTGCTACGTGACGAGTGGTGTGCCCGGACGAGGCGTCAGGCCCCGGGTGAGTTCGAGCCGGGCAGCCGGGTGTAG